CGTGATCGGCACCCTGGCCCGCAGCAGCGCCGCCGCTGACCGCCCGGTGGTGATCTCCACCGGCGACAAGGACATGGCGCAACTGGTGGACGGGCACATTACCTTGGTCAACACCATGACCGGTAGTTCGATGGACGTTGAGGGCGTAAAGGAGAAATTCGGCGTCGCTCCGGAGCAGATCATTGATTATCTGGCATTGATGGGCGATTCCTCCGACAACATTCCTGGCGTTCCCGGCATTGGTCCGAAGACCGCCTCCGGTTTGCTGGTGGGGGTCAATGGCGGCCTGAAAGAGCTGTATGAGCAGCTGGATATTGTGCCGACCCTGCCGATCCGTGGCGCCAAGACGCTGCCGGCCAAGCTGGAAGAGCACAAGGAGATGGCGTTCCTGTCCTATCGGCTGGCGACGATCAAAATCGACGTACCCCTGGACATCGGCCTGGACGACTTGCACCTGATCGAGCCGGATCGCGAAAAGCTGCTGGAGTTGTACACGCTGCTGGAATTCAAGAGCTGGTACGACGAGATCCAGCGCGATACCAAGCGGGTCGAGCTCAAGGCGGCCAATGAGGTTGTGCCGGTTACCGAGGCGCCTGCCGAGGCGGTTATCGCGGTGCCGGTGGAGACGGTTTACACCACCATTCTTGACCAGGCCACATTCGATCTGTGGCTGAAGAAACTCAATGATGCGCCATTGTTTGCCTTCGATACCGAGACCACTGGGATCGATGCCCAGCAAGCCCAATTGGTCGGGCTGTCGTTTGCGGTACAGGCCCACGAAGCCGCCTATATCCCGCTGACGCATGCCTACGCGGGCGCGCCGGAGCAATTGGACCGTGACACCGTACTGCTGGCCTTGAAACCGGTATTGGAAGATCCGGCCAGGCTCAAGGTCGGCCAGCACGCCAAGTTCGACATGAACATCCTGGCCAACTGCGCCATCGGCGGCGACCCGGCGCAGGGCATCACTGTGCGCGGCATCGCCTTCGATACCATGCTCGAATCCTACGTGCTGAACTCCACCGCGACCCGCCATGACATGGACAGCCTGGCGAAGAAGTACCTGGACCACGACACCGTCAGCTTCCAGGACATCGCCGGCAGGGGCGCCAAACAGCTGACCTTCGACCAGATCGCCCTTGAGCAAGCCGGCCCCTACGCGGCCGAAGATGCCGACGTGACCTTGCGCCTGCATCAGGAACTGCACGCGAAGCTGACCGCGATCCCGAGCCTGGCCAGCGTACTGACGGATATCGAGATACCGTTGGTGCCGGTGCTGGCACGTATCGAGCGCCAGGGCGCTTTGGTGGACAAGGACCTGCTGGGCATCCAGAGCATCGAGCTGGGCAACAAGATGATCGAGCTGGAGCGCCAGGCCTTCGAAATCGCCGGCGAGGCATTCAACCTGGGTTCGCCCAAGCAGCTCGGGGCGATTCTTTACGAGAAGCTCGGCATGCCGGTGTTGAAGAAGACCGGCAAGGGGCAGGCCTCCACCGCCGAAGAAGTGCTGGCCAAACTGGCGGAGGATGATTTTCCGTTGCCCAAGGTCCTCATGCAGTACCGCAGCATGAGCAAACTGAAAAGTACCTATACCGACCGCCTGCCGGAACAGATCAACCCCCGCACCGGGCGTATTCATACGTCCTACCACCAGGCGGTGGCTGCGACCGGGCGCTTGTCCTCCAGCGATCCGAACCTGCAGAACATCCCGGTGCGTACCGCCGAGGGGCGGCGCATTCGCCAGGCGTTTATCGCGCCCAATGGTTACAAGCTGCTGGCGGCGGACTATTCGCAGATCGAACTGCGGATCATGGCGCACCTGTCGAAGGACGAAGGATTGATGAATGCCTTTCGCAACGATCTGGACGTGCACACCGCCACGGCTGCCGAAGTGTTCAAGGTTGAATTGACCGAGGTCACATCCAACCAGCGCCGCAGCGCCAAGGCGATCAACTTCGGCCTGATCTACGGCATGGGCGCCCAGAAGCTGGGCAAGGACATTGGCGTCGACACCAAGACCGCCAAGGCCTATATCGATGTGTACTTCGCCCGCTATCCCGGGGTGCGCGAGTACATGGAGCGCACCCGTGCCCAGGCGGCGGACCAGGGCTACGTAGAAACCTTCTTCGGGCGGCGCCTGTACTTGCCGGATATCAACTCCAACAAGCCTCAGGAGCGCGCGGCGGCAGAACGCACCGCGATCAACGCGCCGATGCAGGGCACCGCGGCGGACATCATCAAAAAAGCCATGGTCAAGGTGGACAACTGGCTGGCCGAGTCAGGCCTGGACGCCAAGGTCATCCTGCAGGTGCACGACGAACTGGTACTGGAGGTCCGTGAGGATCTGGTCGCCGAGGTCAGTGAGAGGGTCCGCGAGCACATGAGCGCTGCCGCGCAGCTGGACGTGCCCCTGGTAGTGGACGTGGGCGTAGGTGATAACTGGGACGAGGCTCATTGATTCTGCGGCTTCGCCATCCCAACACGTGATGGCGAAGCGCTTTAGATCGGAAACCGCCGTCAGTTATTTCCAAGTGTTTTTTTAATCTGCCGGAACTTAACCTGTGAACTGCCACTCAGAGTTACTGAATGGGTGGTGAAGCCCTTCAATGCTCCTATGTTGTGTTAAGTGTTGGCAGATATCCGGACTCCGCCCTAGCGGTCCGGAACTTGGACCCCGAACTTCCCCTCCCCATACGAAGTCCGGGGTTTTTTTTGCCCGCAGAAAAGTTATTCGGCGATTTCCGCGCCCTTGTCCGCCAATTCCATCCAGCCGGCCAGTACGGTGTAGGCGTCTTCCAGGCCCATGCGCTTTGGCGCGGAGAACAATTGAATGGTGATTGCATCGCCCCAACCCTTGCGGATTTCGGACTGCACTTTGAGCAGGGTGTTCTTGGCTGCGCCGTAGGTCAGCTTGTCGGCCTTGGTCAGCAGGATATGCATCGGCATGCCGCTGGCGACCGCCCAATCGAGCATCAACAGGTCGAAATCGGTCATTGGATGGCGGATGTCCATCATCAGGATCAAACCCTTCAAACTCTCCCGGCCACCCAGGTAAGCCTCCAGGTGACGCTGCCAGTGCAGCTTCAACGGGATAGGGACTTTTGCATAACCGTAGCCCGGCAGGTCGACCAGACGCCGATCATCGTCTAGCTTGAAGAAATTGAGCAGTTGCGTGCGGCCCGGGGTTTTTGAGGTGCGCGCCAGGCTCGCGTGGGTCAGGGTGTTCAGTGCGCTGGACTTGCCGGCGTTGGAACGGCCGGCAAAGGCGACTTCAAAGCCTTCGTCATCGGGGCATTGGTCCACTTTGGCGGCGCTGAGCATGAAGGTGGACTGTTGGCACAGGCCGAGGATGGGATTCTTGAGTTGCATGAGTTTTCCGATGTGGGCGGTGCCGAATAAGGGTGCGGCAAGCGGTGTCGTTTCCGTTTCAGTAGCGCCAGTATATAATGCCGCAGATTTTGTGTGTGCTTTGTCCCAGCGAAGGATGAAGTTCACGGGAGCGAAAAGACCTTTATTGCGCATTAGAACGCAAAACGCTCTCAAACCCTTAATTGATCGACACATGATCAATTGATTGCCCCGGGGTTTCAAGGCAATGCCGCCGCGTGGTTTGTGCATGGACTGCAGTACTGAGGATTACCAGGCCATCAATGAATTGATGGTGAGTAAACCCGGTAGATAACTCTTAAACCCTTAGCCGTAGTTGGATTAG
This genomic stretch from Pseudomonas orientalis harbors:
- the polA gene encoding DNA polymerase I translates to MSQAPLVLVDGSSYLYRAFHALPPLTTSKGLPTGAVKGVLNMLKSLRRQYPDSPFAVVFDAKGGTFRDEMFADYKANRPSMPDDMRLQIEPLHQSVIALGFPLLCVEGVEADDVIGTLARSSAAADRPVVISTGDKDMAQLVDGHITLVNTMTGSSMDVEGVKEKFGVAPEQIIDYLALMGDSSDNIPGVPGIGPKTASGLLVGVNGGLKELYEQLDIVPTLPIRGAKTLPAKLEEHKEMAFLSYRLATIKIDVPLDIGLDDLHLIEPDREKLLELYTLLEFKSWYDEIQRDTKRVELKAANEVVPVTEAPAEAVIAVPVETVYTTILDQATFDLWLKKLNDAPLFAFDTETTGIDAQQAQLVGLSFAVQAHEAAYIPLTHAYAGAPEQLDRDTVLLALKPVLEDPARLKVGQHAKFDMNILANCAIGGDPAQGITVRGIAFDTMLESYVLNSTATRHDMDSLAKKYLDHDTVSFQDIAGRGAKQLTFDQIALEQAGPYAAEDADVTLRLHQELHAKLTAIPSLASVLTDIEIPLVPVLARIERQGALVDKDLLGIQSIELGNKMIELERQAFEIAGEAFNLGSPKQLGAILYEKLGMPVLKKTGKGQASTAEEVLAKLAEDDFPLPKVLMQYRSMSKLKSTYTDRLPEQINPRTGRIHTSYHQAVAATGRLSSSDPNLQNIPVRTAEGRRIRQAFIAPNGYKLLAADYSQIELRIMAHLSKDEGLMNAFRNDLDVHTATAAEVFKVELTEVTSNQRRSAKAINFGLIYGMGAQKLGKDIGVDTKTAKAYIDVYFARYPGVREYMERTRAQAADQGYVETFFGRRLYLPDINSNKPQERAAAERTAINAPMQGTAADIIKKAMVKVDNWLAESGLDAKVILQVHDELVLEVREDLVAEVSERVREHMSAAAQLDVPLVVDVGVGDNWDEAH
- the yihA gene encoding ribosome biogenesis GTP-binding protein YihA/YsxC, coding for MQLKNPILGLCQQSTFMLSAAKVDQCPDDEGFEVAFAGRSNAGKSSALNTLTHASLARTSKTPGRTQLLNFFKLDDDRRLVDLPGYGYAKVPIPLKLHWQRHLEAYLGGRESLKGLILMMDIRHPMTDFDLLMLDWAVASGMPMHILLTKADKLTYGAAKNTLLKVQSEIRKGWGDAITIQLFSAPKRMGLEDAYTVLAGWMELADKGAEIAE